The stretch of DNA TGCGACCTACGCAGATAAAAAACCTTCCCTTCTGctcgttgtttttttggcgCATGTTCTTTTGCGGCTGCGACTCAAAGGCGGAAGGAAGCAGCGGTCTCATGTGTCGCCGTGTGCCGTTGGTTCCActgtttgtggctgttgctggcttttcctttggctgGGTTCTCCTTCGTTTGGCTgtaatcaacatttttgcaatcCGTCCGACCGTCCATCTGTCCgctgtctgtttgtttatcAAAAGAGTCAACTGTGGCAACCTGGTGGCTGCCATCCTCTTGccactgctcctgcccctggccctgccTTCCTCCTTCTGTTGCTCAGTgttgaaattttcaatttaattttctccGCTGCCATTtcattctgtttgctttgacTTGGTTCCCTTTCTGGCTTTcattcattcccatttccatttccattttcctttcttcatttctttttccttattttttgtttgatgcATGACAAGACGCGTCTGACAGACGACGGCTGCACCTACACACAGTTGTGGAGTGAGATAATCATCCTGGCAGGATATTCGCATGTATCCGTAATGCAATAAGGAAACACACGCGCTGCTCATTTGTCTCCGTGTTTCTGCGACGAAGAAATTGAAGTGTCAAAAATTTTGACACCTCCGATTGTCCCGCATGACAGATCGAGGCTGAAAGCGCATTAGCAGACAGCATATGGCCAGGATGGATCCGATCAGAGACCAGTCAATGGTCGCCACTCACAGTTCAATTGGTTTTGCTGCCAGAAGTctgcaaaaataaaggaaTCATTCGAAGTTCATGGACTTTAAAGTTGAaagataaaaatgtatttggaacattatatttatattttcaaatatttatttaattcatttagGACTCTCTTACTTTCCTCCAAAGAGAACCTTTCTTCGATTTAGCAAGGAGAGTTCTCTAATCCAAGGGGAAAGTCAAATTCTAGTGCGCGGATGTCCTGTAACCGGGCAAGGGTTGTAGCCCGTACTCGGGGTGGCGAagaaaaattatgaatttatgcAGATTCGTGTGCGTGTTGTGTAAGGGAAGCGACAAAGATTCATTCCGTGTCATCAGTCAACTTGATGGTGTAATTATATAGCAttacaaaaacacaacaagaGGACCAGCCAGGACCCAGTGGCGAGGACCCACAGTGCCGTCCCTGGCCCGAGCAACTGCCAAACGAAGTTCAAGTATCCGTGGAAAGTGttaataatgatgatgatgatgccgaaactggatgctggatgctggaaaCAGGATATTTTCGGCCGAATAATTGACTGCAGTTACGCGCCTGgagtttattaatttaaatgtcaCCGTTCAGGCTGCTTCGGCTGTATGCAGATCCTGTAGTTTACACAGCGATGATGTCAAAAGGTGAAATTTCAAACCCAAACAGTAGCTCAATCTGTGAGATTGTTCTTTGACTCTCTGCTGTAAATATCCACTACGATTTATCTTCATTAAAAGTGGGGTTTTCTTTTAACGAGCAACACTTCTTCCGGAAGTGCACCACTACCTGTAAATAGAGATAGGAAGAGCGTAGAGTCCCTAGATAAGAAGTCGGCTAAGAACAAAAGTGTGTATCTGGAGTAGTCAGTGACAACTTCACCGAGATCTTAAGATCTGACCCCCTAAAAATAGAGCTGCAGGTGGCACAAAAACCAACCTAGGCGATTTCGTTGCTGTTGGTCAAGTGGTGGCCATAAAAAGAGCGTTGGGCCGGCAGttaaaaagccataaaaaactaGAGAAAATTTCGTTTGTAAGCCCAACGAAATACCGTTTAAATTAAGTTATATTACACTTTTTATGGGGCACACGAGGCGGCGACAAAGTTCAGATGAGCACTTTATGGGTGAGGAATATCACCGGATATCatcatttctttttggggaACAGCAAAGATGTGAAAAATCTACAAACAATTTCCTCTTTAGCCCCCACTAATCCAATAAAAAGTCTTAAGATTGATTCAAACAATTCTTTGGCATAATATCCACAACAATTATTTTCATAACTGAGGAATACTTTTATCTACTCGTAAAAGTGgtaaattatttctttttttctgccacaAATGTGATTTATTAAAttctgccacaaaatgttgtttcaTTCCATTCGGTTGGTTAATGTGAAGAGGTCCTTGGCACAAAATGGCCACCCATGCCAGTGCCCAACACATGCGCTCTAAACATCAACTGTTGCCCTTTCACATTGACCCTTTGTTGGAAGCCACACAACAAAGAGTTGGGCAGGAGGAAGGGGTCACCGTAACATGGGACATTGGCCATTTTGGAAGAGATTCGCACAGGGCTTGACAGGGCCAATCCAGCCGTCAGCAGGATTCGAAATCGGGACACTGTCCTGCAACTGAGACACTCCCCTGGGTCCAAGGGAAACCGGGCAAACGAGTTGGAGCACCGCGCAAAACTCatttgaatataaaaatcattaaaattcatCGTGAAAACGTCTTAAGTTTCCTGCTGTTCGCTTTCAGAGTCCAGTCTATGTGGGACTGTGagaagaaacaagaaaatgtaCGGTGGTGACCTCTGAACTCTGCCTATCCCGTTGGCCGCTGCTCTACGTCGCTGTCCCGATGGGAGTAATGCCAGAATTACGTGCGTGACTGACCAATGCGCTGACCAATGTCCAGTTTGTAAGCCCTAGACCGCACATCCTTTCCCAACCCTTTCGCCAGCACCCGTCGTCCTTCAACAAGACTTGCGCCCTGTCTTTTCCCGAATCCCGTCTTGGAAATTACCTCATgcgcccgctgctgctgctgctgctgccgctgctgtcgtcTTAATGATTAATAAAGTctaatttatgaaaataatcTGTTTGCTCTGCCAGTCTTTGGACCCGGGGTCCAGAGACCAGGTGTAATCCGAGTCCGCTGAGATGTGATGTGCGCCCCAGACAATTGGTTTTTGCATAACTCCAAGCGAGACTGACAAACCCGAACAATGGGCCCATCAATCAACAAATTTCTGGTGTTCGACAAAAGGTTTGCATTTCGATCTTTCAGAAaagtaaacacacaaatattgtAGATGTTTGCGCAATTAGCCTAATGGACAATTTGCGTAGCAGCGAAAGTtgaaattatgattttatttatttatatttgataagaaggaaaacatttttcccAAAAGTATctccaatttaattgcattcacatatgtaaatatgtttgtagCACTCTCAAATATCATCATCGGTTATCTGCGGCACGTGTATGAGAGACCGAAGATGAGAGTGCAAAAGTCAAACCTTAATAAGGAGCAATCCTTAAGCAGCATTCGGATATCCCAAATCAAGATAGCCACTGCctatacaaatatataaatcacaTCACAGCGAAAAGGGGATCTTAAAAAACAAGATCAACAAGATCAACCCTTCGATGCAAACATTATGATCTTCCGCATTAAGAAAGGGAAGAGAGAGGTAAAAAGGGCAAACAAAGCATCCATCCACCGACCCGAGGCTCCGAACAAAGGCCAATGGATGCGGAGTGCCCTAATTTGTCGGAGTTTCAGTTGCATCTTTGCGTCGAGAACCAGAGCAAACCCTAACACAAATGGGTTAAACATCCGACGAACCGCACTCACTAAATGGTCCACAATGCCAGCGGAGGCTGCACGCGTAGGGTCCTGTTTTCGGGGCAagggtttctgtttctctttcctctttcctcTTTTCATTCTACGTTTGTTGCCACGCCTGATCGGCTTAAGTGGCGTATTGAAAGGATTATGAGTTCCACGATCTCTGTATCTCTATTCGTATCTCCTCTTTGTTTGTCAGCAGCTTCTTTTTGCTCCTGTTTATATGCCACCTTCCCATTGTCTGTATCTGGCACTTGAATGTTCATTGAGTTTTACGCATTCGAAAGGATCTCTCTGCCTCTCGATCTGCAACAATTGCCAAGAGTCCATTGTGCTTTAACACTTTTATCCTATGAGTAGATTCCGAGGGTAGTTCCATCTGTGGGCGTGTGCTGACAAGTGACGAGTGACGAGAATTTTCCCACATTAAGTGGCTCAGCAGGGATTCCCCTTTTCGCACTATCTATGTGCATGTATCTTGGTGTCGCGgtgtcgctgtgtgtgcgGTGCAGTGCACTGAGTGCCATTGAGAACGCGTCGAAGCATGCAATTTCGCATATTATATTCGCTAAATTGCACTAATCGCTTAAACTTTTCAACGAACGAAAAATGGGGAGGCAAATCTGCGTGTAAACCACATTGTTCAGGGCTTAAGACTCATTTAATATGTTGCcatggcacacaaaaaaggttTATAGCGCGTTTGAATTAGGTTTTTCACAGAGTTAGCAGCAGCTTTGACACAAGTCACATGGAGAGCTGAAAACTTTCCACTTAATTTTGATTCTTTTCATACACTTACACATATTTACCCATACTACAAAAACGCCTCTCAAAGGCCACTTGAGTGTTGAGTGTCTTTGTTGCAGGATTCTATTCATGGCTGGGCAGAAATTACATATTCATATGAAGTGAGGCTTTTCCTGATGGGTCTCAAGTGCCTCATTTGCATTATCCCTTCAGGATTTTCTTGTGGGAGTGCAGCGGCATCAATTTGTACCCTACCCTATCCAATGCTTTTTGGAGCCTAACCAATCCAATCAATCCTTTCTGTTTACGCTGCACATTTGAGGCCCTAAAGATTTGAACTTTATGTCCGACAGCAAAGGCGGAAGCAAGCACTTACAATCCCCGAAATTGACTGGATTTTCGGACAGTTTTGTGGTCAAACAATGAACGGAAGAGCGAACATAAAGTCCCAAGAGTTATGGCCACAGAAACCcgaaaaaggaaagagaatggaatggatttcAATGAGAATAGGCAGCCGGCTAATATCCTTTGAGTGACCGACTCCCTCTCTAGAGACAAGATCTAAGAAATAGTCAAGCTGCGTGTCGTGTCGGGGCAGCCTCATTAAACGGTATTTTTGTGGCCCATCGTATCTGAAAGATGCATCTTGTTATCTTGTCAAGAGATTTCTGTGTGCGTGAGGGTGTGTGCTGGCGACAATTTTGCGTCATTTGCGGTTGCGGCCAGGGGCcaggagaaagaaagagatacGACATGaacccatccatccaaccatccagccagccaaccatccatccataccAACAAAAGGCGCCTTTGTTTGGATCCTCAACAGCAGCcgttgtcatcgtcatcggtTGAAGTACGAGTATCTTGCAGCTTGCATGTGTGTCGCCTCCGCTGCTCctgtgagtgcgagtgtgggTGGGGGGCACCCTAATGTGCTTCTAATGGTGGACGACACAACCGCATGAATATCCATCTATTGTTCCTCCAATGAACAGCATTGTCTTGGTGGATAGTAGCGTGGGATAGTAAGCACTGATTAACCACAgtatgtaaaatatatatgccCATAGATTGCACAACAATTGCATTATCAGAAACTACTACTTTGTGCTTGGGGATCGATCTAGAGGTCTCTGgcagtggaaatggaagtgtGGAAGTGTTGGAGTGTGTTATTCTTAAACGCGGTTCAACGTGAACCTAATTGAAATTGTTCACCCTAAAAATTGATGTCGCCAGAGATCAGGGAATGCTCTGTCTCATGCTCTGCTGATGTTCTTCCCTCTGTTACAGGACAAAAGTTCAGTTTTAACAAATTATAATctcaaagctctctctctcttccactcttccTCTTTCCACATAAGACattatttaaataacaattttgcATACTCTTTTTGGTTGATAAGACCAGCCACAGACGTCTGTTTATTGTCAACATCtattatatacaaaaatgctggtatatatgtacatatgcgtgTATTTATACAGAGAATATGTACTTTAATAAGTGCTATTTATTCGTTAATCAGAAGCGTGTGGAATATTTCTTCTTAGTATTTTTTCTATTCccatttttgtttacatttttggcTTGAAAAttgacagcaaacaaacagacactcGACTGACAGATTAGCGGTGACtgctggactgctgctgctgtttatggAGGGGAACTCTCTGGAAAGCACTCTCCGAGTCTGATGTTCTGATGAACGGACATTCgtatacacatgcatacagaGTCTCTGCCTAAAAGCAGGTCAATTGACCTCGTCTCTGGACTCtcgctgtggctctgttttAAATGGCGCTTATCAGCCTCAttcaaagaaacaaaatgctTCTTATCAACCGACTGTCTGCAACAACACTGTGtctatatatgcatatatatagtttatgtatatgtataaccGAGAGGGAAGAGATGAAAAAAGCTTCTGAAGCGGAACAGATGAAGATGATACCATTCATCCCGATTTTTTGTAGGAATTGATATTTCTGAAACGAActgaaaaatattgtttttcttgcaAGCAAATGATGATTtctgctttcattttcaacctaaaaagaaaagagttgTTAATGTTTTCTTTCAAGTTGATAAAGGGATGATTTCGTAATGCACAAATGCAGGGCATGAAGGGAAGATTTCTTTGATCAGTTCTGCAATTTTCTAAAAGTACAGAATTTAGTCGTGGAGAGTTTCAGAATTCATCGAAAGATCAAtcagaaaatgttttgaaGAGTAGAGATCAGGTTTGAAATTAGTTACAACAGTTCAACGGATCACAAAGATCCTTTGGGTGAGAACCGAAGGTCATCCTCATTTACTTGGTCAATTTGTGATAATAGCAAAACCAGATACAGCCACATTTGCCAATGGACAGTGTCCGATGCATCATTAATTATCGCCCTAATCCATCAGCATCCGTCAGCAGCCAAAGCCTTTCGGTGTCTCACCTTTGCCGCCCTACTCGGAGGAGGCAGTAACTTTCTCACACTCGGCAGGAGCCGGGATATTAATTAACCATACCAAAATAGCGAAACTGACCATTAGCATTGAGACAGAGTCCCGAGGAACTGTCCATTATCTCTCTAATAAGCGAAAACACACGCGTTGTACGAGTATCCTGTAAGGGGATACTTTTCCTGGCTCGTCAGAgtatttcataatttccacTGACCAATGTCCAGTTTTTGAGCAACCCCTTCGCTCAGCTTGAGATTTCTTGGCGAGAATcctttcttctctttgcttaAGCCCTTTGTTTTTCTCGGCATTGTGTCCTGCAAAGGCACTTTGCATAATCAATAATCCTCGACGCTGACGACCGACGCTGGCCCAGCGCCCATTGTCGCGCTGACCGAAGGAACCAACACGTCTGAAAAGATAAATTATGGTTTGTAGTCAAATTGAAGGCAAACAATCCCCGCAGACAACTACAGGATTCCTGCACTAAGGGAATGCAATGGGTTGGAAAGGGAGTTGAGACTGGAGTGGGGTTGGTCATTTGATAACCCTGAAGACAGCTGGCTCCGTGCTATTGCTGGAGCTGGACGTTGGTCAGGGGAATTTGATGGTGTTGAATATGTGTTGCAGAAAGGGTTTCGTTTCGGCTCTCTGCCTTTATGGAAAGTTTGTTCTTGCTATAGGaattaatgttttaatttgattggagTCTGGAGAGAGTTTCATGTATGCTAGTTTAAAGATTGAACTGACTGCAGCTGACCATTGAAAACCCACTGTATCTGCTACTAATAAAGTGTATCTTTTAATTCCCCCAAAATTACAGCTCTCTATCACTTCTCTATTAATTTCCTAACCAAAAGTTAACTTTCTTTCACGCAACCAAATTCCCTCACCTTTTGCACAATGCAAACACAATTATAGTTTTATTCAAATATCCGACATCCTCAGCTACGGCCATAATAAAGTAAGAAAGAATAAAACAATCTACGATATCTGGGGGGGATCCAGACAGTAGTTGACCTTTTCCAATCGAGCTGCAATGGCCAAAAGTCTTAAGACAAACGACCAGCTGTGCAAATGTCAAGACGTAAGTGTCAAAATGCTCATTAATAACGTCATCCTTAACGGCCACGTGAGTGTGTCCCTGAAGATAGGGATACCCGCCAGGATAGCCATGGAGtgggcaaagcaaacagactGGAGGAAATCGATGAGAATGCAAAAACGAAAGTACGGCTAAGCCGCCATCAAAGTGGACTCCTGGACAATGGGCAAAGTTCGTCAAAGGATGTTTGCGCAAGTAAACATTGAAAGTATATAGTTTCAGGATAGAGCCAGGAAGAAGGATGTCCTGGACATACATGCTgaggtgtatctgtgtatctgtccCATGTGTACGAAGCAgtgttaaattgaaaaattatgatAAATAGCATaatgggatggatggaagTTGCACAACAACCTAGAAAACATcccacagagagcgagagagagggaggagagtCTTAGGATATGCAAAGGATATTAATACCCGTGCAGGGGACCCGTCTCGGAATGGGGTTGAGGTTCAGGTTGAGCCCAAAGACAATCCAGCGACCAGCGTCGCGTCGAGTGACTGTTGCTAAAGTGTGCAGCGGGCCATAAAGGGAAGACAAGACCCATTCGCCATGGGATATCATTTACGAGGCTGTGTGTCGTTTGACCGGACTAAAGGACTAAAGGACTCCTGGACCCTAACCCTAACCCCTTCTCCCAGCATCCTCTGTGCCTTTGTGTTTATCTTCCTGGCAATAGTTCACATGAGCTTATCTCCTTTGACGCACATCCTTTCGCTGGAATGTTTGCGCAAAAAAGTTTGCGAATTGCACGGGGGGTGCTGGCAAGTCCTTCAAAGGGGTAAGGACACTCGCTCTCTATATTGACAATTGTCGTAACTTTTTCTGTGGCTTAAACTGGTGGGATATTCACGGCTTAGTTGTGTAATGTCCTCTGTCTTCATGGGATTTGCCGGGAGCGTGGGGCGCGTAAATTACTAAGCCACGATATTGGACACACGTTGAAGGCCATTACTTTGATTCCTTCACTCATAAAGGCAAAAACCAAGCGAATACCAGCAAGTGGTATCTTTTATTTGTCAATAATACATGGACACAACATCAATGGAATTATTGTTCGGGATTGTAGCCGCACTTAGTGCGCCACTCCTGCTCCTCAATCTCATTCAGTTTCTGACGGTTAGAGTCTTCATTTATGATGCACAGATTGCCGTCTGGAAGCTCCATCCCCAGCTGATCCAGCTGATTGAGGCGATCGTAGATGATGCCCACTACCCCattctttttcattttgttgcgcACCAGAATATCCACGTTGATGCTGCCCCAGACGATAGCctcgagctgcagctggtggagccGGGTCACAATGGCCGGTTGCTGCAGCACCGTGTTGGTGTGCATGGCCAGGCCGAAGAACTCCAAGCAATGGGCCAGGTGGGCAGCATGGTCCAGGACACTGACACGCTTGTCCAAATACTGGACAGCGAACTCGGGATCCTCGGTGAGCAGCACCACGGGATAGAGGTTCTGCTTGAGGCGCACCATCGTGCAGATGTCCGCATCGAAGCTTGAGAATAAGATGCGCCTGTTGCCGGCATGCTGCAGGACTAGTTCCAGAATGGTGTCCACGTACACATTTCGGTCAAAGCTGGGCTTGGAGCTCTCCTTCTCCCAGCGCCGCGAGTTGTCCAGCTGCGGGAACTTGATTTCGATGTTGAAACCAAGAGACTGCGgcagttcctcctcctcgaacatgtccagcagcagagggaaggGTCGCTGCTCGTGCAGCATACGAGCGCATGGCACCTCGTGCCCCTTGTTGGCAGCAAACCGCAGGACCCGCACCAGGTTCAGCTGGTCGTAGGTGAACGCCTCGAAGGGCACGTCAATGTGGCTGGTCCGTCTGAGTCCCCCCATCATCAGGAGCACCAGGCGGTTGATCCTCTCGAAGGGAAATACCAGCAGGTCGGAGCTGGTGAGCAGCTCCTCGTAGTTGGCACTTTGCTTCAGGAGGAACTTCATCACATAGTCGTGGTAGACAACCACTTGGCCGTCCTTTGTCAGCTGCACATCGAACTCCACCATGTCGGCATTGGCCGCAGCGGCCTGCTTAAAGCCATGGAGAGTGTTCTCCCGCACCAGGTTCTCCCCGAAGTAGTAGCTTGTGCCCGATCCACGATGGCCAATGTCCATCGGCAGGCGACTGCGGCGCCAGTAGCGCTCGTACGTCCTCCGCATATCGCACTTGAAGTTCCATAGTGGACGGATGATCAGGTAGCGGAGGCACAGCTCGATCAGGGGTCGGTGGGTGGAGGCACACATGATGGCGACGAGTACATGGCCCTCGCTGTACATCAGCTGATCCGCCTTCACGAAGCCATAGCCATAGTGGTAGGGAGGCTCGTCGCTGCCCGACTTGTGGGCAAAGGTGTACAGGTCGAGGCGGTAGTGCGTCTCCTGTGGACTCCCAATGGAGCAGTGGTAGAGCTGCATGTCCTCCGGGCCACAGCAGACTCCAAAGTACGGCTGGAAGCGGAGCACCTTCGGGTCGCGCAGGTTGGCCACCTCTGTGTAGCCCAGACGGAGATTCTGGCTGCTGTCCTCGGCAGCAAGGGGCTCGGATGGGCGGCTGCTGAGTGTGAGACGTTTGAGCATTCGGGCAGGAACCTTGAGCGCATCCGGGCAGATCGGTTCCTTCCCGAACATCGGCTGGATGTGGACGTAGAGCAGACGcggggactgctgctgccagtggaACGGCGCATTGAAGATCATGAAGTGGATGTAGGTCTCGCTGGTGGCCCATCCCCGATCCACCCGACACTCGGTGTCAAAGTCGTCGCGATGGCCAAATCTATCGCAGGTCTTCAGCATGTTCTGGCAGGTGCGGATGACACGCGACTCCAGGCGGGACTCCCAGAAGCGAATGTAGATCTCGTCCGTCTCCGGATTGTGCACGACCACACAGAAGCGATAGTGGATGGCGATATTCCGTGGAATGATTACACTTGCCTCGAACCTGCGGTGACAGTTGCAAATCttctcgctgcagctgcagttctTCTTGTCCATCAAAAACACCTTCTGGGGATCCCAGTCGCCGAGAGATTCACAATTGCCGGTGATGGCCACATACTCATTGCCCTGCAGCGGTCGGGGATACAATACGCAGAAGGGCCACTCTGTGGTGCGTACGGGTTGTGGTGCCACCAGCTCCCTGTCTTCTTCTACTTCCACCAGTTTGTCCTTCTCCCGGGCCTTTGCCACCTCCTCGTCACACTCCTCGCGCTCATTGGCAAAGAACCAGCGATGCATGGTCCTTGAATATATTAAACTGCTTTGAACAGAACTCTTTCAACAGAAATTTCGATGTGTTTCAAGTGAGAGTCGCagtaaaataaacaattttgatatatttaatTGCAGAAAATATCAAAGCCCACTTAGGTTTTGAATTTTGTGTAGTTGTCAAAGCAAATCAGTAAATATACTTCAAATCGACACAGAACTTTAGACTTTCCCACCAAATCGTTGAGCATCCTGTCATACCATTTCCCTGCAGGAAGTGATCTTTTGATCCGGAAACTATAAACTGTGctactcgtacacacacaagcCGTAGAAATCTCTGTGTCAGGCAAATGGCACGCaagccctgtccctgtccctgtccctgttccCCATCGAAACACTGAAACGAACCACCTGCGACAGGATCAAGGGACATGCCAGGAACGTACAAACACAGGGGTGAGCCTCCTGTGTATATCGACTAAGGGTGAACCTCCTCCATTGACTAGGGGCGAAATTAGGCGTAGTTTGGGTCGGAGGAAAAAACATAATTAGTGTTTacttgaaaattaaattataattgtaGTCGCGCACAAAAAACTCTTGCGGGGAAAACTGTGagaaattttaaaacaaaattcccGATTCCAAATATAGAAATGTATTCAAATGTCTCCCTTTTTGGGGTGCAGTGACAGTTGACAGTGAAACCATTTCAAACACTTCCCCAATCTTTGGGGTAGCTCTCACCTTCCTCGAATCTCAGCAACACTTCCGTGGCTTCTCTGAGACTTTGGGGCGATCTCAAGTTACCCACTGCTTAATCCGCTTGTTGACTAAACAAATAAGCCCGAAAAGGGGTGATTTGTGAAGAGGGAATCGAGTGTATGGAATCGATTCCTCTGAGGACAGATCCACACAATTTATGCGCGTCAGCAGCGATTAGGCAACAAACAATGCAAAGCAAACCCCAAAACAGATCTGACACATGCCAAAGGAATCAACGACAGCCGaactgcagatgctgctgttTATTCCagatttcaaaataatttaaaaagaatTGATCGGATACGAAGagcatatattatatactctTTAAAACTGCTCAAAACGCCTCAACCATGGGGAAGTCTTAACTAATATTTTGGTTTAACCTCCTCCAACCCTTTTTTCTGTTGACAAAACTCAACCACACGCCTGTCGCAAGCGGACTCTTGACTCCGCTTCTCCTATGACACTGCATAAAACTCTAGAGTCCAGACACATGCCGGCCTAAACCGCAGAACGAGTGCCAAAAGTGCTGTCCACCAGCCATGTCCATGCCCACGACCATGTCCATGTCGATGTCCTATGTCCTATGTCCACAAaaaaggcaggcagctgtAACTGAAATGGAAACCGAAGTCGAAACCGTTGCGTCTGCGCAGAACAGAGCAGCATATCCTTCCTGACAGACAGCAGGTAGTGCCTTCGGCACCTTCCGTTTTTTGGGTTCTCTGCACTTGACTTGGTTTTGTCTGCTTCTGTGTTTGTTTGAACTGTGGTCGAGATTTCCGTGGGTGTGGCAAGGTTGCAGTTTCCACTACAATTAAGCAAAACAAGGCCAAACCGCAGCATGTGCCTCAGGTAGAGGCAGAGATCAACTGTCAACTGGCTGTCTGCTGCAGCAATTGCTGTAGCTTGGGGCACTTCCTGCGCTGTTCCTTCACGAAGTGAACACGGCAGCGGAAACTCAATACAAAATCCTAATTAAGCATAAAGAGACTAATTTTGCCGCTGTCTCACAACCCCCAATGTGTGGGAAAATCAAATTGGAAATTTGTAAACTCGCATGGGCTCCCCGGTGGATTATCCATTTGCTTTTCTCTCGCGGTCTTCAAATTACCGCCGCTCACTGCAGAAGTGAGGGCTGTGCACAGGCGCAGAAAAGACGGGGAAAAATTACGACGGCGAGTACAAGTAAGAGTAAGAGTACTGTGGAAAATGTAGTTTTCCTTCGGCTTTGTTCTACGTGTAGTTGAATATCCTTGGGAAAGACATTGTTTGGAGTCTTGTGTGTGCGCTgggtaaataatattttgtacaaTATTTACGTGATCTTTGGAGCAGTCTGATTTCCTCTGGCAAATACGGATGCAGGATACAGGTTAGGCAGGATATCCACTGTGATAAACAGGTGCACAAGTCGAAATTTCCCATGATGAAAAAGGGGATAGGGTAAGCGTAACCCCCAATCCCTGGCCCCCCTCCGAAACAGTCAACATAATGTCAATAAATCATCCCATCGGCCGGCACTTGCATGTCATCCACTCATACACTCCAGCGGGAGCGGACTCCGCTCTGCTCAATGGAAATCAATAGCCGGAAAATGGTTTTCCAAACTCAATACCGAAAACACCAGAAATCACAAATTAGCTACACGACAACAAGTGTGAGAACAAAACCCCGACATCACcatcgacagcgacagcgacaatatttaaataccaAAGAGCGACACATCAACGACATCAACGACACATGGAGCAGTCCTCGTCCTCGGGTTCGGGTACTCAACCTTACTGTAACATCTGgacaagtattaaaaaaacaataagaaaaaCGTCTCCCTAACCAAAATGTGACAAC from Drosophila subobscura isolate 14011-0131.10 chromosome O, UCBerk_Dsub_1.0, whole genome shotgun sequence encodes:
- the LOC117898113 gene encoding glycerophosphocholine phosphodiesterase GPCPD1; translated protein: MHRWFFANEREECDEEVAKAREKDKLVEVEEDRELVAPQPVRTTEWPFCVLYPRPLQGNEYVAITGNCESLGDWDPQKVFLMDKKNCSCSEKICNCHRRFEASVIIPRNIAIHYRFCVVVHNPETDEIYIRFWESRLESRVIRTCQNMLKTCDRFGHRDDFDTECRVDRGWATSETYIHFMIFNAPFHWQQQSPRLLYVHIQPMFGKEPICPDALKVPARMLKRLTLSSRPSEPLAAEDSSQNLRLGYTEVANLRDPKVLRFQPYFGVCCGPEDMQLYHCSIGSPQETHYRLDLYTFAHKSGSDEPPYHYGYGFVKADQLMYSEGHVLVAIMCASTHRPLIELCLRYLIIRPLWNFKCDMRRTYERYWRRSRLPMDIGHRGSGTSYYFGENLVRENTLHGFKQAAAANADMVEFDVQLTKDGQVVVYHDYVMKFLLKQSANYEELLTSSDLLVFPFERINRLVLLMMGGLRRTSHIDVPFEAFTYDQLNLVRVLRFAANKGHEVPCARMLHEQRPFPLLLDMFEEEELPQSLGFNIEIKFPQLDNSRRWEKESSKPSFDRNVYVDTILELVLQHAGNRRILFSSFDADICTMVRLKQNLYPVVLLTEDPEFAVQYLDKRVSVLDHAAHLAHCLEFFGLAMHTNTVLQQPAIVTRLHQLQLEAIVWGSINVDILVRNKMKKNGVVGIIYDRLNQLDQLGMELPDGNLCIINEDSNRQKLNEIEEQEWRTKCGYNPEQ